One Drosophila willistoni isolate 14030-0811.24 chromosome 2R unlocalized genomic scaffold, UCI_dwil_1.1 Seg167, whole genome shotgun sequence DNA segment encodes these proteins:
- the LOC6644433 gene encoding SWI/SNF-related matrix-associated actin-dependent regulator of chromatin subfamily A-like protein 1, producing the protein MSACSATEIAEKRRIALAKLQAKKTQLSTSPKIPSAASTGSAQLTAKPTTNFYRSPPAPPAEKSKQNPAVSLGNNNQGSSFLNALKAIKQTSSRELSRASAHPYQRPNGSSKPTLRLSPEKEKPAGLAPVFVNAINCRVYLLSPQRFAVHTSGYNEQLIAVFKNMPSKSYDTTTRIWDFALTDYQLLQKHVSDLKPHVIIGTIPKKLLDLCQQPPVDPEWSVLASLEPSLNEKLMPFQREGVCFGIAQKGRLMICDEMGLGKTYQALAIADYFKDDWPLLICTTASTRDAWARYIGELLPSVALHYVQVLNNNQQYVGEAKVLITSYNMMERHADKLMQRKFGVLIFDESHTLKSGKAKCTTVAKRLADQAKRVVLLSGTPALSRPLELFTQLQMIDGKFMSFMEFTTRYCDGKQTHFGWDAQGQSNLDELKVLLKLKYMVRRTKSEVLPELAEKNRETVILDPALVWTNDETKTSLSDFTKQLQTSKGKSMEEILLRFYARTAEVKTRAVCAYLKTLIKEKIKFIIFAHHRIMLDAICDCLSTLKVHYIRIDGSTRSDLRADFVETFQKKSSCQVAVLSLKACNSGITLTAAEMIIFAELDWNPSTLAQAESRAHRIGQTKPVICRYLMAHQTADDTIWNMLKAKQDVLSKVGIFAENLQKATHTSAPTMSKKMDEYFSPAKSTSNAGTIKKYLSPAPSEANNNNNKSSKMEDDIAAFFNDDEDDEAFMDLVI; encoded by the exons ATGTCGGCCTGCAGTGCTACGGAAATAGCTGAAAAGAGGCGCATTGCCTTAGCCAAACTGCAAGCCAAGAAGACCCAATTGTCCACATCTCCGAAAATTCCATCTGCCGCTTCAACAGGTTCGGCTCAGCTGACCgccaaaccaacaacaaatttcTATAGATCTCCACCAGCACCACCGGCAGAGAAGAGCAAGCAAAACCCAGCAGTTAGTTTAGGCAACAATAACCAGGGCTCCTCCTTTCTCAATGCTCTCAAAGCTATTAAACAAACATCCTCAAGGGAATTGAGTAGAGCATCAGCACATCCTTACCAGCGTCCCAATGGAAGCTCCAAGCCCACATTAAGACTGAGTCCGGAAAAAGAGAAGCCCGCTGGATTAGCTCCCGTCTTTGTAAATGCCATTAATTGCCGTGTCTACCTCCTTAGTCCACAACGTTTCGCTGTCCATACCTCCGGCTACAATGAGCAACTTATTGCCGTTTTTAAGAATATGCCCAGCAAATCGTATGATACCACCACAAGAATCTGGGATTTCGCTCTAACTGACTATCAGCTCTTGCAAAAGCATGTCAGTGACTTGAAACCTCATGTGATCATTGGTACCATACCCAAAAAGTTGTTGGATTTGTGTCAGCAACCACCTGTAGATCCAGAATGGAGTGTCTTGGCCTCATTAGAACCCAGTCTGAATGAGAAATTGATGCCATTTCAAAGGGAAGGCGTTTG TTTTGGCATTGCCCAAAAAGGTCGCCTCATGATTTGTGATGAGATGGGTTTAGGTAAAACCTATCAGGCATTAGCCATAGCCGATTACTTCAAAGATGACTGGCCTTTGCTTATTTGCACAACAGCATCCACTCGCGATGCTTGGGCCCGCTACATTGGGGAACTGCTACCTTCCGTTGCCCTGCATTACGTTCAAGTCCTCAACAATAATCAGCAATATGTGGGCGAAGCTAAGGTTTTGATAACCAGCTACAACATGATGGAGCGACATGCGGATAAGTTGATGCAACGTAAATTTGGTGTCCTAATATTTGATGAATCGCACACGCTAAAAAGTGGCAAAGCCAAATGCACCACAGTGGCCAAAAGGTTGGCAGATCAAGCAAAGCGCGTGGTGCTATTATCAGGAACACCAGCTCTGTCACGTCCTTTGGAATTGTTCACCCAACTACAGATGATTGATGGCAAATTTATGAGTTTTATGGAATTTA CTACTCGTTACTGTGATGGCAAACAAACGCATTTCGGATGGGATGCTCAGGGACAATCGAATTTAGATGAATTAAAAGTGTTATTAAAACTAAAGTACATGGTGAGACGCACCAAGTCCGAGGTTTTGCCAGAGTTGGCTGAGAAAAATCG TGAAACTGTTATCCTGGATCCTGCACTTGTGTGGACCAACGATGAAACTAAAACCAGTTTATCTGATTTCACGAAACAACTCCAAACGAGTAAAGGCAAATCCATGGAAGAGATTTTATTACGTTTCTATGCTCGCACTGCCGAAGTGAAAACCCGTGCTGTTTG CGCATATTTGAAAACATTAATCAAAGAGAAAATCAAGTTTATTATATTTGCCCATCATCGAATAATGCTAGATGCAATCTGCGATTGTTTAAGTACTCTAAAGGTTCACTATATACGGATTGATGGTTCAACACGGAGCGACCTTAGAGCTGATTTTGTTGAAACATTCCAAAAGAAGAGTAGCTGCCAAGTTGCAGTTCTATCGTTAAAGGCGTGCAATTCCGGTATTACCCTGACGGCAGCTGAAATGATTATATTTGCCGAACTGGACTGGAATCCAAGT ACCCTGGCCCAAGCGGAGAGTCGTGCCCATCGTATTGGGCAGACAAAACCAGTGATATGTCGATATTTGATGGCTCATCAAACTGCCGATGATACAATTTGGAATATGCTAAAGGCCAAACAAGATGTCTTAAGTAAAGTGGGCATATTTGCTGAAAATCTTCAAAAGGCCACACACACATCGGCGCCTACAATG TCAAAAAAAATGGACGAGTACTTTTCCCCAGCTAAGTCTACATCTAATGCTGGCACCATTAAAAAATATCTATCGCCAGCTCCCAGTGAGGcgaataacaataataataagagCTCCAAGATGGAGGATGATATCGCTGCCTTTTTCAACGACGATGAGGATGACGAAGCTTTTATGGACTTGGTTATTTAA
- the LOC6644434 gene encoding F-box/LRR-repeat protein 15 isoform X2, whose amino-acid sequence MCTLQIEEEAHLLHICGSRSPSPRPRSGDLSLFDICWDDVLIPKVAKYLSLKDLFNLRCCSRVAQRFAEASLEIRAELHLSGNNSKNIEIAFKVLARCCHRLEVLHLACCKWLKDDLLLPLLKQNKQRLRAVNLNECVNITALSLQPIIVECKELRVLKLAKCQWLTTGAVDALTLHQSNLVEFDISHCGAIGERCLIIFFRKLNKLTILSLANTPSVTDQVLIQIGNYCKDLEHINLIGCAAISDYGVRLLTTNCKQLRSLMVQRCPKVTERVLFPLRTHIHIDRTYPSAWQFRRFVQAREV is encoded by the exons ATGTGCACACTACAAATTGAAGAGGAAGCCCATCTGCTTCACATATGCGGCAGCCGTTCACCGAGTCCAAGGCCAAGGTCAGGCGATCTCAGTCTCTTTGACATATGCTGGGACGACGTTCTCATACCCAAAGTCGCCAAATATCTCAGTCTTAAGGATTTGTTCAATTTGCGTTGCTGTTCCCGGGTGGCTCAACGATTTGCCGAGGCCTCCCTGGAAATACGTGCTGAACTGCATCTCTCTGGGAacaattccaaaaatattgaaattgcCTTCAAGGTCCTGGCTCGCTGCTGTCATAGATTGGAAGTTTTGCATCTGGCATGTTGTAAGTGGCTCAAGGATGACCTCCTTTTGCCTTTACTCAAACAGAATAAGCAACGATTACGGGCTGTTAATCTCAATGAGTGCGTTAATATCACGGCTCTGTCGCTGCAGCCCATAATTGTGGAGTGCAAGGAGCTGCGAGTCCTTAAGTTGGCCAAATGCCAGTGGTTGACCACTGGAGCTGTTGATGCTTTGACCCTGCATCAGAGCAATCTAGTCGAATTTGATATATCCCATTGCGGTGCCATTGGTGAGCGATGTCTCATCATATTCTTTCGTAAGCTCAATAAGTTGACCATTCTATCACTGGCCAATACACCGAGTGTAACCGACCAAGTGCTAATTCAGATAGGCAACTACTGCAAGGATCTGGAACACATAAATTTAATTGGCTGTGCCGCCATCTCCGACTATGGAGTCCG TCTCCTCACAACGAACTGTAAACAGTTGCGGTCATTGATGGTCCAACGTTGTCCCAAGGTTACCGAACGAGTTCT
- the LOC6644434 gene encoding F-box/LRR-repeat protein 15 isoform X1 codes for MCTLQIEEEAHLLHICGSRSPSPRPRSGDLSLFDICWDDVLIPKVAKYLSLKDLFNLRCCSRVAQRFAEASLEIRAELHLSGNNSKNIEIAFKVLARCCHRLEVLHLACCKWLKDDLLLPLLKQNKQRLRAVNLNECVNITALSLQPIIVECKELRVLKLAKCQWLTTGAVDALTLHQSNLVEFDISHCGAIGERCLIIFFRKLNKLTILSLANTPSVTDQVLIQIGNYCKDLEHINLIGCAAISDYGVRALTVHCPRLRSLHILRCLRITELSLAALRQRQLFYIDRPPPPLQDVNAVAHNNAYNLNDFYPSDFLVY; via the exons ATGTGCACACTACAAATTGAAGAGGAAGCCCATCTGCTTCACATATGCGGCAGCCGTTCACCGAGTCCAAGGCCAAGGTCAGGCGATCTCAGTCTCTTTGACATATGCTGGGACGACGTTCTCATACCCAAAGTCGCCAAATATCTCAGTCTTAAGGATTTGTTCAATTTGCGTTGCTGTTCCCGGGTGGCTCAACGATTTGCCGAGGCCTCCCTGGAAATACGTGCTGAACTGCATCTCTCTGGGAacaattccaaaaatattgaaattgcCTTCAAGGTCCTGGCTCGCTGCTGTCATAGATTGGAAGTTTTGCATCTGGCATGTTGTAAGTGGCTCAAGGATGACCTCCTTTTGCCTTTACTCAAACAGAATAAGCAACGATTACGGGCTGTTAATCTCAATGAGTGCGTTAATATCACGGCTCTGTCGCTGCAGCCCATAATTGTGGAGTGCAAGGAGCTGCGAGTCCTTAAGTTGGCCAAATGCCAGTGGTTGACCACTGGAGCTGTTGATGCTTTGACCCTGCATCAGAGCAATCTAGTCGAATTTGATATATCCCATTGCGGTGCCATTGGTGAGCGATGTCTCATCATATTCTTTCGTAAGCTCAATAAGTTGACCATTCTATCACTGGCCAATACACCGAGTGTAACCGACCAAGTGCTAATTCAGATAGGCAACTACTGCAAGGATCTGGAACACATAAATTTAATTGGCTGTGCCGCCATCTCCGACTATGGAGTCCG CGCATTAACTGTGCACTGCCCGCGTCTTCGATCGCTCCACATTCTTCGCTGTCTGCGTATCACTGAACTTTCGTTGGCCGCATTGCGTCAGCGTCAACTCTTCTACATTGATCGACCGCCGCCACCGTTGCAGGATGTGAACGCTGTTGCCCACAATAACGCCTACAATCTAAATGATTTCTATCCAAGCGATTTTCTTGTTTACTAG